A region of Nodularia sp. LEGE 06071 DNA encodes the following proteins:
- a CDS encoding type I polyketide synthase yields the protein MSAYSIDTALAELDSLIKSVEKTLIRSIEERKLHKEQPMSVNKINRKLEQNPIAIVGMASLLPQARNLREYWQNIVNKIDCITDIPATHWSVEDYYDPNPRTPEDKTYCKRGGFIPEIDFNPMEFGIPPSILEVTDISQLLSLVIAKEAMEDAGYGESREFSREKIGVILGVAMAKQLGMPLSARLEYPVWEKALKSSGISDEDTQKIIEKIKSAYIKWDENAFPGMLANVVAGRIANRLNFGGTNCVVDAACASSFGALKMAISELVEHRADMMLTGGVDTDNTIMAYISFSKTPAVSPSENAKPFDAKSDGMLLGEGVCMYVLKRLEDAERDNDKIYAVIKGIGTSSDGRYKSIYAPRKEGQVKALERAYDDAGFSPATVGLMEAHGTGTMAGDPIEFGSLKDYFGKHDVQRQHIALGSVKSQIGHTKAAAGAASLIKTALALHHKVLPATINITEPNPKLDIKNSSFYLNTQTRPWIRAEGEAPRRAGVSSFGFGGTNYHVVLEEYETEENLPYRLHSTAREVLLFANNPAELLSKCAETLNQLQSDGGERHFAALVKECQSVEIPQVAARVGFVAENLQEACKFMQVSIDWLKNKASATSWEHPQGIYYRSSGMALGGKVVSLFSGQGSQYLEMGRELVMNFPTMRRLHGCMDSLLLKDNLQPVSEIVFPHPVFNEAEKNAQIAALQRTEYAQPAIGVFSAGLYSILQQAGFKSDFVAGHSFGELTALWAAGVLSEADYLFLVKSRGQAMAAPEDPDHDAGSMLAVKEEISKVALVLRNYPQVTIANFNSPTQIVLAGPTAEVAKVRQALQEQGCTAVVLPVSAAFHTPLIAFAQKSFAIATKSVKFNQPQIPVFTNVTGKPYPQESQGIQKILETHLSTSVMFKQEIENIYAAGGYCFVEFGPRRILTNLVKDILGDRPHLTISLNPSTQKNSDRSLREAAVQLRVVGLSLKNLDPYQVEPVLPPAEKKKALNVRLNGINYVSEKTKNAFTEALQNGHQVSLPVTTAPEFSEVVATPPVKEHSTNGRVAHPTDSLPEFSHKSTNSAPQAQMNPVILPTAIAQETKMQPTPEKPVNYQRALESLEYLLTQFQQNQTENLQVHGTYLQHQMEYTKAFFQLMQQQNAVFANSKSNDEAAQIQLVVKESVERGMMQFHSQQGETLRIHEQYLLEQLEYAKNFFQLIQQEYSQIISTQVATQPTETVVSKTAPAPVALTPAPAPIVEIPPAPVAVTPAPVVETVPEPVAAIPAPALIVEIPPAPVAAIPAPAPVVEIPPAPAPVAASTIDLAELGNNLLAITSDKTGYPVEMLEMDMDMEADLGIDSIKRVEILGALQDMYPDLPKPNLEELSEKRTIGEVVEYLQSQVSGSAAMTTQEVVLESTQSPLSLIPIGDNEIPSPVETTSPVVSTPIPTELEPEPEIAATDDYADLGETLLSITSDKTGYPVEMLEMDMDMEADLGIDSIKRVEILGAMQDKYPNLPQPNIEELGDLRTIGQIVDYLQKLAAGGEKKKSQPDFSYQPVQVIDGVTRRPAKLQFLPPPDSLDFALPEGHVSVITDDGSLTTSKLAQTLSERGGKVVVLSFPPSIVPQQSLLPAGVNRVVLADMTEELLQHKLSAIATHFGTIGAFIHIHPVFPGNQTPAYIEQEKAIVKHVFFIAKHLKQTLNEVARYERSCFLTVNRLDGAFGLEHNVNFGAIGAGLFGLTKTLKWEWPKVFTRAIDLSPAINPHQSAEYIIAEMHDPNNYISEVAYGSQGRVTLVASVEK from the coding sequence CCGATGGAATTTGGGATTCCTCCCAGCATCTTGGAAGTTACAGATATTTCCCAGCTATTAAGTTTGGTGATTGCGAAAGAAGCAATGGAAGATGCTGGTTATGGTGAGTCGCGTGAATTTAGCCGCGAAAAGATTGGGGTAATTTTAGGGGTGGCGATGGCCAAGCAATTGGGAATGCCACTTTCGGCTCGGTTAGAGTATCCTGTTTGGGAAAAGGCACTCAAAAGTAGTGGTATTTCTGATGAAGATACTCAAAAAATTATCGAAAAAATTAAAAGCGCCTATATCAAATGGGATGAAAATGCTTTCCCTGGAATGTTGGCGAATGTGGTTGCGGGAAGAATTGCCAACCGCTTGAATTTTGGTGGGACAAATTGTGTCGTGGATGCGGCTTGCGCTAGTTCCTTTGGTGCTTTGAAAATGGCCATTAGCGAACTGGTGGAACATCGGGCTGATATGATGCTGACTGGTGGTGTTGATACCGACAACACAATCATGGCTTATATCTCCTTCAGCAAAACCCCGGCCGTTTCTCCCAGTGAAAACGCCAAACCCTTTGATGCTAAATCTGATGGGATGTTGCTGGGTGAAGGTGTTTGTATGTATGTCCTCAAACGCCTGGAAGATGCGGAACGGGACAATGATAAAATTTATGCGGTGATTAAAGGAATTGGGACTTCTAGCGATGGTCGCTACAAGAGTATTTATGCTCCCCGCAAGGAAGGCCAAGTCAAAGCTTTGGAACGTGCTTATGATGATGCTGGCTTTTCTCCTGCAACTGTGGGGTTAATGGAAGCCCACGGGACTGGGACAATGGCTGGTGACCCCATTGAGTTCGGTTCTTTAAAAGATTACTTTGGCAAACATGATGTACAAAGACAGCATATCGCTTTGGGGAGTGTGAAGTCTCAAATTGGACATACCAAAGCTGCGGCTGGGGCTGCAAGTTTGATTAAAACTGCTTTGGCTTTGCATCACAAAGTTTTACCCGCGACAATCAATATTACTGAACCAAATCCTAAACTGGATATCAAAAATTCATCATTTTATTTGAATACCCAAACCAGACCTTGGATTCGGGCGGAAGGAGAAGCGCCAAGACGGGCTGGGGTGAGTTCTTTCGGTTTTGGCGGCACAAATTATCACGTTGTTTTGGAAGAATACGAAACTGAAGAAAATCTTCCTTACCGTTTACACAGTACCGCCCGTGAGGTGTTGCTGTTTGCTAACAATCCGGCAGAACTTTTGAGTAAATGTGCAGAAACTCTCAATCAGTTGCAGTCAGATGGTGGTGAAAGACATTTTGCCGCATTAGTTAAAGAATGCCAATCAGTAGAAATTCCCCAGGTTGCAGCTAGAGTGGGATTTGTGGCTGAGAATCTGCAAGAAGCTTGTAAGTTTATGCAAGTAAGTATTGACTGGTTGAAAAACAAGGCTTCTGCAACGTCTTGGGAACATCCCCAGGGTATTTATTACCGTTCCTCTGGGATGGCTTTGGGCGGAAAGGTTGTTTCTCTATTCTCTGGACAAGGTTCGCAATACCTGGAAATGGGGCGGGAATTGGTAATGAACTTTCCGACTATGCGCCGTTTACATGGCTGTATGGATAGTTTGTTACTCAAGGATAATTTGCAACCAGTTTCGGAAATTGTCTTTCCGCATCCGGTGTTTAATGAGGCAGAAAAAAATGCCCAAATTGCCGCACTACAACGCACAGAATACGCTCAACCTGCTATTGGGGTATTTAGCGCTGGTCTGTATTCGATATTGCAACAAGCTGGATTTAAATCCGATTTTGTGGCGGGACACAGCTTTGGAGAATTGACAGCTTTATGGGCTGCGGGTGTTTTGAGTGAAGCAGATTACTTGTTTCTCGTGAAGTCTAGAGGTCAAGCTATGGCTGCGCCAGAAGACCCAGACCACGATGCTGGAAGTATGTTGGCGGTGAAGGAAGAAATCAGCAAAGTTGCGCTGGTGCTGCGGAATTATCCCCAGGTTACCATTGCTAATTTTAATTCTCCCACACAAATTGTCTTGGCAGGACCGACGGCAGAAGTCGCTAAGGTGAGACAAGCTTTACAGGAACAAGGTTGTACGGCTGTGGTGTTACCTGTGTCCGCAGCTTTCCACACGCCGCTGATTGCTTTTGCTCAAAAATCTTTTGCGATCGCGACCAAATCTGTTAAATTCAATCAGCCTCAAATTCCTGTCTTCACTAATGTTACAGGGAAACCCTATCCCCAAGAATCTCAGGGTATTCAAAAAATTCTGGAAACTCACCTTTCTACTTCGGTGATGTTTAAACAGGAAATCGAAAATATCTATGCTGCGGGTGGCTATTGCTTTGTGGAGTTTGGTCCCCGGCGGATTTTGACCAACTTGGTTAAAGATATTTTAGGCGATCGCCCACATCTTACCATCTCTTTGAACCCCAGCACTCAAAAGAACAGCGATCGCTCTCTGAGAGAAGCGGCTGTACAGTTGCGTGTCGTGGGCTTATCTTTGAAAAACCTCGATCCTTATCAAGTTGAACCTGTACTACCTCCAGCAGAGAAGAAGAAGGCGTTAAATGTGCGTTTAAACGGCATTAACTATGTCTCCGAAAAAACCAAGAACGCTTTTACTGAAGCTTTGCAGAACGGACATCAAGTTAGTTTACCTGTCACTACCGCACCTGAATTTTCCGAAGTAGTAGCAACTCCACCAGTGAAAGAACATAGCACTAATGGACGTGTTGCCCATCCTACAGATAGTCTGCCCGAATTTTCACATAAATCTACTAATTCTGCACCCCAGGCTCAAATGAATCCTGTGATTCTTCCTACAGCAATAGCCCAGGAGACAAAAATGCAACCAACACCAGAAAAACCTGTAAATTATCAACGGGCGTTAGAAAGTTTAGAATATCTGCTAACACAGTTCCAGCAAAATCAAACTGAAAATCTGCAAGTCCACGGGACTTATCTGCAACATCAGATGGAATATACCAAAGCGTTTTTCCAATTGATGCAGCAACAAAACGCTGTGTTTGCTAACAGCAAGTCTAACGATGAAGCAGCACAAATCCAGCTAGTTGTCAAGGAAAGTGTGGAACGGGGAATGATGCAGTTTCACAGCCAACAAGGTGAAACCCTACGCATCCATGAGCAATATCTTCTGGAACAGTTAGAATACGCCAAGAACTTTTTCCAACTCATTCAACAAGAATATTCTCAAATTATCTCCACTCAGGTAGCTACTCAGCCCACAGAGACAGTTGTTAGCAAAACTGCACCCGCGCCTGTAGCTTTGACACCAGCACCCGCGCCAATAGTAGAAATTCCACCAGCACCTGTAGCTGTGACACCAGCACCAGTAGTCGAAACTGTACCTGAACCTGTAGCAGCAATACCAGCACCCGCGCTAATAGTAGAAATTCCGCCCGCACCTGTCGCAGCAATACCAGCACCCGCGCCTGTAGTAGAAATTCCACCAGCACCCGCCCCTGTAGCTGCTTCTACTATCGACTTAGCCGAATTAGGTAACAACTTGTTAGCCATCACCAGCGATAAAACTGGCTACCCAGTAGAGATGCTGGAAATGGATATGGACATGGAGGCTGACTTAGGTATTGACTCCATCAAACGAGTTGAAATCTTGGGCGCGTTACAGGATATGTACCCTGACCTACCCAAGCCCAATTTAGAAGAATTATCAGAAAAACGCACCATCGGTGAAGTTGTAGAATACCTGCAATCCCAAGTCTCTGGCAGTGCTGCTATGACTACTCAAGAAGTCGTGCTAGAATCTACTCAATCCCCCTTGTCCCTTATCCCCATAGGGGACAACGAAATCCCCAGTCCCGTAGAGACGACCAGCCCGGTTGTCTCTACCCCTATCCCCACAGAACTAGAACCAGAACCAGAAATAGCAGCTACTGATGATTACGCAGACTTGGGTGAAACCTTGTTAAGCATTACCAGTGATAAGACTGGCTACCCAGTAGAGATGCTAGAGATGGATATGGATATGGAGGCTGATTTAGGAATTGACTCCATTAAACGGGTAGAAATATTGGGAGCGATGCAAGATAAGTACCCAAATTTACCCCAGCCCAATATAGAAGAATTGGGAGACCTCCGCACCATTGGTCAAATAGTTGATTATCTCCAGAAGCTAGCTGCTGGGGGTGAAAAAAAAAAGTCTCAACCGGACTTTAGTTACCAGCCAGTCCAGGTAATAGACGGTGTGACACGGCGACCAGCTAAACTGCAATTTCTCCCACCACCGGATAGTTTAGACTTTGCTTTACCAGAGGGACACGTTAGTGTAATTACTGATGATGGTTCCCTCACCACCTCAAAATTAGCTCAAACTTTAAGCGAACGGGGTGGGAAAGTAGTAGTTTTAAGTTTCCCCCCATCTATCGTTCCCCAACAATCGCTTTTACCAGCCGGAGTGAATCGCGTAGTCCTCGCAGATATGACCGAAGAATTACTCCAACATAAATTATCTGCGATCGCGACTCACTTCGGCACCATTGGCGCTTTCATCCATATTCATCCAGTATTTCCCGGAAATCAGACCCCAGCTTACATAGAACAAGAAAAAGCCATTGTCAAGCACGTCTTCTTCATAGCCAAACATCTCAAGCAAACCCTCAACGAAGTAGCGCGTTACGAACGCAGTTGTTTCTTAACTGTAAATCGTTTAGATGGTGCTTTTGGGTTAGAACATAACGTCAACTTCGGAGCCATTGGAGCCGGATTATTTGGACTAACCAAGACTCTGAAATGGGAATGGCCAAAAGTATTTACTCGCGCCATTGACTTAAGTCCAGCTATAAATCCTCACCAGTCAGCAGAATATATTATCGCTGAAATGCACGACCCAAATAATTATATCAGTGAAGTCGCTTACGGTTCCCAAGGACGCGTAACCTTAGTTGCTTCAGTCGAAAAGTAA
- a CDS encoding SDR family NAD(P)-dependent oxidoreductase, which yields MTTQTQIRPSSVFVVSGGAKGITAQCAIKMAQHQPCKFILLGRSELLEIEPEFAQDCIEEPALKKRIMENLLSQGEKPTPMSVLKIYNKIVSSREIKKTLASIQETGAQAEYISVDVTNVADLQQKLAAVGAITGIIHGAGNLADKLIEKKTEQDFEKVYTAKVQGLENLLTCVNLEQLQHLVLFSSVTGFYGNIGQSDYAIANEILNKSAHLIKQNYPQCHVVAINWGAWDSGMVSPELKKAFAERGIEIIPVDVGTQMLVNELHPAHNDTAQVVIGSPLVLPSIELDSQLRTHRIRRQMKLEANPFLYDHAIAGSPVLPATCAMSWIINSCEEMYPGYRLFNYTDFKVLKGITFNHNLAKEHILDIEEIEKINAEKIVVKAKIWSKNPAGKTHYHFSAQLNLHRIIPPVPTYEAINLNPDNIITATGKDFYQNGGATLFHGPSFQEVQRVLNITPEKITTECLWTELSPQKQGQFPVKWVNPYTTDLSMHALWIWTQHFHQEGCLPGKVEKFEQFAPTPHNEPFYVSCEIKAKTGSSAIADFIIHDNQGKVYSKMLGAHAIIWSMKQLRS from the coding sequence ATGACTACACAAACACAGATTCGCCCTTCATCAGTTTTTGTTGTAAGTGGTGGTGCAAAAGGGATTACAGCCCAATGTGCGATTAAAATGGCGCAGCACCAGCCTTGTAAATTTATTCTCCTTGGTCGTTCCGAGCTTTTAGAAATTGAACCAGAATTTGCTCAAGATTGTATCGAAGAACCCGCCTTAAAGAAACGCATCATGGAGAATCTTCTGTCTCAAGGAGAAAAACCAACTCCTATGAGTGTACTGAAGATATATAACAAAATCGTTTCCAGTCGCGAAATTAAGAAAACCTTAGCAAGCATCCAAGAAACAGGCGCTCAAGCCGAATATATTAGTGTAGATGTCACCAATGTTGCAGATTTACAGCAAAAATTAGCGGCTGTAGGCGCAATCACTGGGATTATCCACGGGGCGGGAAATTTAGCTGATAAGCTAATTGAAAAGAAAACAGAACAGGATTTTGAGAAGGTTTACACTGCTAAAGTGCAAGGATTAGAAAATCTCCTGACTTGCGTGAACCTTGAGCAACTCCAGCATTTAGTATTGTTCTCCTCCGTAACTGGATTTTACGGCAATATTGGACAATCTGATTATGCGATCGCTAACGAAATTCTCAACAAATCAGCCCATTTAATCAAGCAAAATTATCCTCAGTGTCATGTCGTCGCCATTAACTGGGGCGCTTGGGATAGTGGGATGGTGTCCCCAGAACTAAAAAAAGCCTTTGCAGAAAGAGGAATTGAGATTATTCCTGTGGATGTGGGTACACAAATGTTAGTTAACGAACTGCACCCAGCCCATAATGATACTGCACAAGTTGTCATTGGTAGTCCCCTGGTTCTCCCAAGTATAGAATTAGACTCCCAACTGCGGACTCATCGCATCCGTCGCCAGATGAAACTGGAAGCCAATCCCTTTTTATACGATCATGCGATCGCAGGTTCTCCAGTATTACCTGCTACCTGTGCCATGTCTTGGATCATTAACTCCTGTGAGGAAATGTATCCCGGTTATCGATTATTCAATTACACAGATTTCAAAGTTTTGAAGGGAATCACCTTCAATCATAACTTAGCCAAAGAACACATTCTAGACATAGAAGAAATTGAGAAAATCAACGCCGAAAAAATTGTAGTTAAAGCTAAAATCTGGAGTAAAAACCCAGCCGGAAAAACCCATTATCATTTTAGCGCTCAACTCAACCTGCATAGGATAATTCCTCCTGTTCCTACTTATGAAGCTATCAATCTAAATCCAGATAACATCATTACCGCCACAGGTAAAGACTTCTATCAAAATGGCGGAGCCACCTTATTTCATGGACCTTCATTTCAAGAAGTCCAAAGAGTTTTAAATATTACACCTGAAAAAATCACCACAGAATGTTTGTGGACAGAACTCAGCCCTCAAAAACAAGGACAATTCCCCGTTAAATGGGTGAATCCTTATACAACAGACTTGAGTATGCACGCCTTATGGATTTGGACACAGCACTTTCATCAAGAAGGTTGCTTACCCGGAAAAGTAGAGAAATTTGAACAATTTGCTCCTACTCCACATAATGAACCATTTTACGTTTCTTGTGAAATAAAAGCTAAGACTGGTAGTAGTGCGATCGCAGATTTTATTATACACGATAATCAGGGAAAAGTATACTCCAAAATGCTAGGCGCTCATGCCATTATTTGGTCAATGAAACAACTTAGAAGTTAA